The Martelella endophytica genome contains the following window.
CATCGCCACCTTCAGGAACTGCATGGTGGCAACGCCGGGGATCTCCATCGGATACTGGAAGGCCAGGAATACGCCCTTGGCGGCGCGCTCGGCGGCATCGAGCTCCAGAATGTTCTCGCCGTTATAGATCACCTCACCTTCGGTGACCTCATAATCTTCACGACCGGCAAGGATATAGGACAGCGTCGACTTGCCGGAACCGTTCGGCCCCATGATGGCGGCAACTTCGCCGTCCTGAATCGTCAGGTTCAGCCCACGGATGATTTCCGTGCCGTCCTCGGCAATGCGTGCGTGCAGGTTCTTGATCTCAAGCATGACAAACTTCCTTCAAGGAATAAGGTTAGCGCTCCAAGCGCTTGAATTCATATTAATTTCAGACAGCCTCGATCAGCCGACAGAGCCTTCCAGCGAAATCCCGATCAGCTTCTGCGCCTCGACGGCGAATTCCATCGGTAGTTCCTGGATCACCTCACGCACAAAGCCGTTGACGATGAGGGCAATTGCCTCTTCCTCGGGAATGCCGCGCTGCATGCAGTAGAACAGCTGGTCCTCGGAGATCTTCGACGTCGTTGCCTCATGCTCGAAGCGGGCGGACGCGTTGCCGGCCTCGATGTAAGGCACGGTGTGGGCGCCGCACTTGTCGCCGATCAGGAGCGAGTCGCACTGGGTGAAGTTGCGCGCGTTCTCCGCCCTGCGATGGGCCGAAACCTGGCCGCGATAGGTGTTGTTGGAGAAGCCCGCGGAAATGCCCTTGGAGATGATGCGGCTCGAGGTGTTCTTGCCGAGATGGATCATCTTGGTGCCGCTGTCGATCTGCTGATGACCGTTGGAAACGGCGATCGAATAGAACTCGCCGCGCGAATTGTCGCCGCGCAGCAGGCAGGACGGATACTTCCAGGTGATCGCCGAGCCGGTTTCGACCTGCGTCCACGAGATCTTCGAGTTGTCGCCACGGCAATCGCCGCGCTTGGTGACGAAGTTGTAGATGCCGCCCTTGCCGTCCTTGTCGCCGGGGAACCAGTTCTGCACCGTCGAGTACTTGATCTCGGCGTCGTCCAGCGCGATCAGCTCGACGACGGCGGCATGAAGCTGGTTCTCGTCGCGCTGCGGGGCGGTGCAGCCTTCCAGATAGGAGACGTAGGCGCCCTCTTCCGCGATGATCAGCGTGCGCTCGAACTGGCCGGTGTTCTTCTCGTTGATACGGAAATAGGTCGACAGTTCCATCGGGCAGCGAACGCCCTTCGGCACGTAGACGAACGAGCCATCGGTGAAGACAGCAGCGTTCAGAGCCGCGTAGAAGTTATCGCCGCGCGGAACGACCGAACCCAGATATTTCTGGATCAGTTCGGGATGCTCGCGGATTGCCTCGGAGATCGACATGAAGATCACACCGGCCTTGGCGAGTTCCTTCTTGAAGGTGGTGACGACCGAAACCGAGTCGAACACGGCGTCGACGGCGACGCGGCTCGACGACTGGTGCTGCGGCTCCTGCACGCCGGCGAGGATTTCCTGTTCCTTCAGCGGAATGCCGAGCTTCTCATAGGTCGCCAGCAGTTCCGGATCGACCTCATCCAGCGTCTTCGGGCCGGTGAAGGATTTCGGCGCGGCATAATAATAGATGTCGTTGAAGTCGATCTTCGGATAGCTCACCCTTGCCCAGGACGGCTCTTCCATGGTGAGCCAGCGCTGATAGGCCTCCAGACGCCATTGCAGCATCCAGTCGGGTTCGGACTTCTTGTGCGAGATGAAACGGATGATGTCTTCGGACAGGCCCTTGGGTGCCTTGTCCACTTCAATCATCGTCTCGAAACCGTATTTGTACTGATCGACGTCGATCTTGGCGACCTGATCGACGGTTTCCTTGACGGCAACCATAATGTCACTCCACGCATGACCGGGTTCAAGGCCCGGCGGTTTTCATTCCAAAGCGGGTTTACCGCTCTATTTAATCAGCCCGGCGGACAATTGCACCCCGCCCGACTTACGATTCGTCAATTCTTCAGGCCGCGGCATCCGAAAGCCGGCGGCGACCTGCAATCTTCGCGAACACGGCGATCGCCGCATCGATTTCAGCCTCTGTCGTGGCAGCCCCGATGGAGATGCGCAGCGCGCCGAGCCGCGCATCGAGCCCCATTGCCTTCAGCACATGGCTCTCGCCAACCTTGCCGGACGAGCAGGCCGACCCCGCGGAAAGCGCAATGCCCTCGAGATCGAAGGCGATCTGCCCTGTTTCGGCCTTCAGGCCCGGCAGCACAAAGCATGTGGTGTTCGGCACGCGCGGGCCGGCTTCGCCGAGGATGACGACATCGCCCGCTGCCTGCCGCATGCCCGCTTCAAGCCGGTCGCGCAAGGCCGCAATCATGCGATTGCGTTCGGCAAGGTCGCGTACGGCGAAGGCTGCCGCGGCACCAAAGCCCATAATGCCGGCAATGCTTTCCGTTCCCGAACGATGCCCCTTCTCGTGACCGCCCCCCCTGACAAGCGGCGCCGGCATCAGCGTCTCGCCACGCGAAACGAGCGCGCCGACACCCTTCGGCCCGCCGATCTTGTGGGAAGAGATGATGAGAAAATCGGCGCCGAGTGCCTCCAACGACACCGGAATGCGGCCCACGGCCTGCACCGCATCAACGACCAGAATGCCGCCATGCGCATGCACAATCTTTGCCGCGTCCGCGACGGGCTGCAGAATTCCGGTTTCGCTGTTGGCGAGCATGATGGCAACCATCGGCAGACCCGAAGCGGGATCATGCGCGGCCAGCATTTCGTCCAGAGCGTCGAGACGGACAATGCCGTCGCCGCCGACCGGGATTTCATGCCGCGCGGCAAACCGACCGCCTTCGTGAACGGCCGGATGCTCGATTGCCGAAACATAGAGCGCACCCAGGCGCACCGGGCTGCGGCCCATGCGGAAATCCGGCGTCAGGATATGGTTGGCAGCCTCGGTTGCACCCGAGGTGAAGATGACATGCGCAGGATCGACACCGACGAGAGCGGCCACATCGCGTCTGGCCGCCTCGATCAGCCCGCGGGCAGCGCGCCCTTCGCGATGGACGGACGAAGCATTGCCCTGAAGATCAAGGCCATCAAGCACCGCGGCGCGCGCTTGCGAAAGAAGCGGCGCAGTCGCATTCCAGTCGAGATAGATCCGGTTGGTGCCCATAATCCTGCCAAAATACCAAGGCTTTCCTGCCCCGGCACGCATTTTCCTTGAAATTGCCGGGTCGCTTGCCCTATTTGGACCGCAGAACCGACGATACCCTGTTTTCGAATTATTCTAAACTGCTTGTAGAAAAGATGACCTAAATAGTCAAGTCATCACCCCTCCCGCAAGCGAGCAGAACAGTTCGGATCGAATTTTCCGGAGAGCCAATGCCCGAAGTGATTTTCAATGGCCCGGCTGGCCGCCTCGAAGGCCGCTACCAGCCGTCCAAGGAAAAGAATGCGCCGATCGCGATCGTGCTGCATCCTCATCCCCGTTTCGGCGGCACCATGAACAACCCGATCGTCTACGAACTCTTCTACATGTTCCAGCGCCGCGGCTTCACCACGCTGCGCTTCAACTTCCGCGGCATCGGCCGCAGCCAGGGCGAATTCGACCACGGCTCGGGCGAGTTGTCGGATGCGGCCGCGGCGCTCGACTGGGTGCAGAGCCTGCATCCCGATTCGAAGAACTGCTGGGTCGCCGGCTATTCCTTCGGCTCGTGGATCGGCATGCAGCTTTTGATGCGCCGGCCGGAGATCGAGGGCTTCATGTCGATCGCCCCGCAGCCGAATATCTACGACTTCTCGTTCCTCGCGCCCTGCCCGTCTTCCGGTCTCATCATCCATGGTGATGCCGACAAGGTGGCGCCGCCGCGCGACGTTAACGGCCTCGTCGAGAAGCTGAAGACGCAGAAGGGCATCCTGATTACCCAGAAGACCATTTCCGGCGCCAACCACTTCTTCTCCGGCAAGAACGACGAGCTTCTGGCCGACTGCGAAGACTACCTCGACCGCCGGCTTGAGGGTGAGCTGGTGCCTGAACCAGCGCCGAAGCGGATCCGCTGAGGTATCTGATTTTGTAATAGAAAACGGCCGGAACTTCCGGCCGTTTTTTTTAACGCTTACAGTAAGAAAAACGCCTCATGGCAGCGTATGCCCGGCGGCGCGGAAGATGCGGTACCATTCCTCGCGGCTGAGCGTCACATCCGAACCGGCGGCACATTCGCGAACACGGCCGGGATTGGTGGTCCCCAGCACGACCTGGATATTGGCCGGATGGCGGGTGATCCAGGCGGTGGCGATGCCGGTCGGCGTCACGCCATAAGCCGCAGCGAGGTCATCGAGCACGTCGTTCAGTTCCGCATAGTTCTCGCGATCGCCGATGAACACGCCATCGAAGAACGCCTTCTGGAAGGGCGACCAGGCCTGCAGCATCATGCCCTTCAGCCGCGAATAGTCGAGCAGGCCGTTGTCGCGGGAGATCGACTGGTCGAGCCCCTTCATGTTGGCGGCAATCCCCTGTGCGAACAGATTGGCGTGGGTGATGCTGAGCTGGACCTGATTGAAGAGCAGTGGCTGGTTCACCGCCGATTTCAGCAGCTCGATCTGCCCGGGCGTGTGGTTTGACACACCGAACTGCCGCACCTTGCCAGCCGCGTGCAGTTCGTCAAAGGCTTCCGCCACCTCCTCCGGCTCCACCAGCGTGTCCGGCCGGTGCAGCAACAGCACGTCGAGATAATCCGTCTTCAGCGCCGCAAGCGAGCCATCGACGGTCGCCAGGATATGCTCCTTCGAGAAATCGAAGAACCCCTTGCGGATGCCGACCTTGCTCTGGATCAGGATGCGGGCGCGGTCGTCGGCCGAAAGCGTAACCGCATCGCCGAAACGCTTTTCGCAAAGGTGCCGCTCGCCGCCGTAGATATCGGCATGATCGAAACAGGTCACGCCAGCGTCAACCGCCGCATCGAACAGAGTTCGGATATCGGCATCGGCCATCCTGGTGATCCGCATCAGCCCGAGAATGACGCTCGAGACTTCAATCCCGGTTTGCGGAACGGTATAGTATTTCATGGCTTCCCCCTTTTGCATCGGTCGCTAAAGTCGAGGGACCGTAGAGCCTTCGCGCGACCAGCGAAAGCCCCGCAGATGGCGTTGAACGCACAAGCTCGATAAAAAGGGGCCGCGACGACCGCCGCGGGCCCTGATGTTCGATCTCGCGATCTCAGAACCGGATCATCGAACTCGCGTGTGCGGGATTCTGCCTTTCTTTTTAAGATTCGCAGCGAGCGCCGTCAGAACGGCACGCTCAGGCGTACCTTGCCGGCGCTTGAGGTGATCTTGTCGGAGAAATGGCCCTCATATTCCAGACGCAGGTCGACATTCGAAAGGGTCGCCCCGGTTAATCCTTGTTCGGCCCCGTGCAGCCCTTGCCGCCAATGCTGCGTGCCGCCATGGCGGCGCTGATGTAGGACGTCGAGCCCGTGACATCGACGGTGATGCTGGTATCGCTTCGCACCGTGACGCGGCCGGGGCGCCACCTTTATCGTCGCCGTCGGCCCCCTCCGAGCCGATCAGCCATCCCGAATATTGCGTGCCGGACGTGATTGTCAGCGTCTGCATCGAGCCGTTTTGCGTCACCTGGATCGCAGCACGTCATCGCCGGCATTGATCGAAAGTGCCGTGGCTTTGAGATTGACGGATGCGCTGCTGGAATCGAGCGAACAAGTGACGGGGTCGCCGGTGTAGTTACAATCGTCTGCATGGCTCGCCGATGCCGCCAGAAGCGAAGCGGCGCAAACCGAGCCGAACATGAGGGACCGGAAACTTCGGGGGACACAGCCGGACGTGAGAATGCGGTCTCGACGCCGCGTGATGCGTGGAAAGTCATCCGTGCCCCCCGAAGCAACTGGACGGCGATCCCGTCGGCAGATCCTGAACGACCTGGCGCGGCATCACGTCCGATATCCCTTCACCATGCCAGAGGCAGGAGCGAATTCATCTGTATTTCGATGAAAGCGGTTGTTTTTTCGATGAACCGGCGTTCGATCCGAGCAAGGAAGAGGTAGAAGGGGTGACAGCAGACGCGAAAAGGAGGTCCGAGATATTCATGGCGGGCGATGCGGAACATCGACGCAAGACGGAAGCGCTCGCCGGCAGTCAGTCGGCGCTGCCTACGCGTGTGCCGGTGCCAATGATCAGGACATTCTGGGGGGCGCAGATAGCCGCCTGGAGTTTTCTCACGCTCTTCGCCTGGACCGCGCGGCTCCTCACCTTCAACGATCTATTCGCAGCGACCGTGATGACCATGGCGCTCGAGCCGATCGGGTTTTTGATGACAGGAGCGCTGCACGTCTTCTTCCTGTCACGGAGGCGCCGGATCACATCCGTCCCGATCGTCATTTTCCTGCTGTGTTTCTCGGGTGCCGGCGGCGTGCTGCTGATGCAGATCGCCGACGTCGTGCGACGGATTTTCCTTGGCGACGTCCAGCTGCCGATCGACGCCCGGATGACCACGGTCTTTTATACGATCGTACTCGTGGGCTGGTCGCTGATGTATTTCTGGCTAACCGCCCTCCTGGAAGCACGGTCGGAACGTTTCCGGGCGGCCGAGGCGCGGTCGGAAACGATGCGGCTCGAGCTGGAACGGCTGCATCTGCAGCTCGCCCCGCATTTCCTGTTCAACGCCCTCAATTCGGTCGCCTCCGAAATCCACGAACGGCCGGACGAAGCGCTGGAAATGGTTCGCCGCATCTCCGCCTATCTGCGCTATTGCCTCGACCAGGCGGCCCATTCGCTTTGCCCCCTCACCGACGAGCTCGAGGCCATGCGCGCCTATTTGCGCATACAGGAACTGCGTTTCGAGGAAAGGCTTCGGTGTACGGTGAGCATCGATCCTTCGGCGCTTAATGTACTGGTGCCACATATGATCCTGCAGGGCCTGGTCGAGAATGCGGTCAAGCACGGGCTGCGGCATCAGGACGCCGACATCGAGATAACCGTTGTCGTGAAACGCATCGACGAGGACAGTATCGCGATCGAGGTGGTCAATTCGGGCACGCTTGCGCCGCAGCGGAGCGATCGCCCCGCCATCGGCCTCGCCAACACCCGCAAGCGGCTGCAACTGCATTATCCGCAAGGTTATGAATTGACACTGCGTGAGGTGGGCGGGAACGTCGTCGCCAGACTCGTACTGAAAGGTTCCGCATGCCTCGTGTAATCCTCGTCGATGACGAACCGCCGGCCCGGCGCGGGCTGACCCGGATGCTTTCCGCCTTCGAGGATATCGAAATCATTGGCGAAGCCGGTTCGGTCGATCAGGCGCGCGCGCTGATCGCGTCGCTGCAGCCGGACGCGGTTTTCCTCGATATCGAGCTCACGAGCGGCAAGGGCTTCGACATCGTCCGTGATCTGTCGACGGAAACGGCCGTCATCGTTGTCACGGCCTATAGCCTCTATGCCATAGACGCCTTCGATGTCGCGGCGCTGGATTTCCTCGTGAAGCCGGTCGAGCCCGAACGGCTCGAAACGGCGATCAACCGCCTGCGGGAACGGCTCGCCCAGCAGACATACGCGACATCGCCAGGCCCGAGGACGGGCCAACCTGCCCGCATCCTCCTGAAATCGATGATGTCATCGGTGATGGTTTCGATCGACACCATCACCCTGCTGCAGGCCGAGGCAGATTTCACCCGGGTGCATCTCGACAACAACCAGACCTATCTCGCCGGCGGCCTGCTCGGCAAGTTCGAGGCTGACCTGCCCTCGCCCCCATTCTGTCGGCTAAGCCGCTCACTTATCGTCAACCTTGACCAGATCGGCTCTGTCGAATGGGAAAGCGGCGGACGCAGCAATGTGCGCTTCGCCTCCAGCGACCACACGATACCGCTTGGCCGCTCCGCCACCAAACGCCTCCGCCAACTCCTCGGTGCCCCCGCGAGTTGAAAGGCAGCGGTCGATCGATACGCGACACCGCAGAGGCGCTGACGCCACGGCTTCGGCGATACGATTCCCCATCATCAACCTGCAACTTGCCGCTGCCCGAGCCATCGGCTTGGCCGCAACGCGGCAAGCAAGACCTGTGACCATTAGGTCACAAACGTGAAAATTGCTCTGCATTATTCCTTTTGAGGATATTACCTGCCCTTAACGTTAGTTATGTTTCCAATCGGGAGTAGGAGCGTGATGCGCTCCGGTTTTGCGTGAGGAGGAGCAAACGATGATCAAAACCAGCCGAATGCGTTTTCTGGCCGTGAGCGTGGCCACATTGGCCTTTACGGGAACGGCTTCCGCCGGTTCGTTCGCATTGCGCGAGCAGAGTGCGGCAGGTCAGGGGCAGGCCTTTGCCGGCGCCGCCGCCGGACAGGCGGGCCTCGGCTCGATGTACTGGAACCCGGCGACCATGGCGGCCTATGAGGGTTTCCAGGCAGAGGTCGACCTTTCCGGGATCTTCCCCTATTCCGACATCAGTCCAGCGAGCGGCACCGCGCCTGCCCTGCTTCTGCTGGGTGGCACCGGCTCGACGGGCGACATGGCCATGGACGCGGCGCTGCCGGCCGGCTATGTCAGCTATCAGGTGACCGACGACCTCTGGCTTGGCCTTGGCCTCAACACACCCTTCGGCCTCGAAACCAAGAACCCGACCAATTACGCCGGGCAGATCTATGCCCGCACGTCGGAAGTCCTGAGCTACAACATCACCCCGACCATCGCCTATCAGGTCAACGACTGGCTGGCGGTCGGCGGCGGCATCGAGGCGATGTATTTCAGTACGCGGCTGACGCAGGCGATGAGCCCCTATCCGGGTGCACCGACCGCCGAACTCGGCGGCGATTCCTGGGGCGTCGGCTTTACCCTCGGTTTCACCCTGACGCCGATGGATGGCACGGTGATCGGCGTCGGCTACCGTTCGCAGATCAAGCAGAACCTTGAAGGCACGCTGAAGCTCGGGGCCGGTCTGCCGCCGCTACCGGCCGGCTGGTATTCGGTGAAGACCGATCTGACGCTTCCGGACCAGATCACGGTAGGCCTCAGCCAGGCGCTGACCGACAAGCTGACGTTCAATGCCGGGTTCGAATGGACCAACTGGAGCGTTTTCAACAACTTCCCGGTCTACGGCACTTCCGGCTTCACCAATGGGCTGGAGCTTGCCGAACTGCCCTTCGAATATGACGACGGCTACTACGTCGCCATCGGCCTCGAATATGACTGGACCGATCAGTTCACCGTGCGTGGCGGTCTCGGCTATGAATGGTCGCCGATCTCCTCCAAGAACCGCGATCTGCGCCTGCCCGACAGCGATCGTATCCATGCCTCGATCGGCGGTACCTACAACTGGACGGACAGGCTGTCGCTGGATCTGGCCTATGAGCACATCTTCACTACCGGCGATACCGACATCAAGATCGATGCCAGCAATCCGCATTATGCGGGTCTCGCCTTCTTCGGTGATGTCGATGCCCATGTCGATATCGTGTCGGCCAGCCTGCGCTATCGCTTCTGAAAACAGAGCCGCCCCCGGAACAACAACGGGGGCGGAACGATGCCCGGGGTTCTTGAGGAGGAGCCCCGGCTCATGTCTGGAAACGAGAGGGAGGATTTCCATGATCAAGGCAGTTATCGCAGGCGCGTTTGCTCTCGGTCTGATGACGGTCACCAGCGCTGCTGCCGCCTCACCGGACGGCAAATGGCTGACGGAAAGCGGCAAGACGCAGGTGCAGATCGCGCCGTGCGGCGGCAATCTCTGCGGCACCATTGTCTGGCAGAAGACGCCCATGAAGGACGAGAAGAACCCCGTTGCCGGCAAGCGCAGCCGCGATCTCGTCGGCACACAGATGCTCTACGGCCTGGCGCCCGAAGGCAACAATGCCTGGAAAGGCAAGCTCTACAACTTCGAGAACGGCAAGACCTACACCGGCAAGATGGAACTTACCGACACCAACACGCTCAAGCTTTCAGGCTGCATTCTGGGCGGTGCGATCTGCAAGAGCCAGACCTGGCGCAGGACGAAATAGGACATATCGAAATGACGCGACTGGCCGCATATGGCGTGCCGGTCGCACGCTATCGAGGCAGCGCCCTGAACAGGCGCTGCCTTCAGACTGCTGACAAACAGCCCCTAAGCTCGGGTCATCCGCGTGCTTGACACGAGGATCCAGGCAGTGCTGCCAGTGCATACATTAAGACTCAGGAAAATCAACCGGTTGAGCCGCCTGGATGCTCGGATCAGGTCCGAGCATGACACCCGTGGGTGGGTTGGCGTGAGTGACAGTCCCAGAAGCTGTGGCTTTGTCAGCAACCTGGAGGCAGCGCCCGGAACAGGCGCTGCCTTTCGTGTTTCAGGCGGGCTTATGACGCTTCTTCGAGAAGGCCGGCAAGCTTCAGCGCCACGCCCTGCGAGCCGCGAACCTTCAGACGCCCCGTCGAGAAAGCCAGCATGGGGTTCAGTTTCCCCTCGACAAGCTTTTCCAGATTGTCGGATGTGAGGATGAGGACGGTATCGGCCTCCGCCTCCCCCGTGCCATCCTCTTCGATTTCGACATTGCCGTTTGTGGCGTCGAGCAGAATGGAACCGCCATCCTTCAGATCGAAGCGGACCCTGTAGCCCAGTTCCTCGAGACTGTCGGACTTGTCTTCCATTGCAGCGATAAGCGCACTGATCTCAGCCACTAAACTCTCCTCCTACTGTTCGCCGGCGCCCTAGAACGCCATTTCATCGAGCGCCATCATCGCGGCCTTGCCGGAACGGATGGATGCGACGAGGCCGGCAGCCTGTGGCAGGATACGGGTCATGTAGAACTGCGCGGTCGTCAACTTGGCCTTGTAGAAGTTCGGATCGTCGCACTGCCCGTCGAGGGCCTGATGGGCGACCTTCGCCGATCTCAACCACATCACGCCAAGCGCAACGAGGCCGAACAGGCGCAGATACTCGGTTGCGGCGGCACCCGCCTCTTCCGGATCCTTCAGGCTCTTTTGCGCGATCTCGGCGGTGCAGAGCTGCAGCCCGCCAAAGGCCTTCGACAGCGGCTGGACCAGATCGGCAAGCCGCTCGTCATCGACGGCGGCGTCGATTTCCTCGAGCACGGGATGGAAGAACGAGCGCAGATAGCGCCCCATATGCGCCGGCAGCTTGCGACCGACAAGATCGAGCGCCTGCACGCCGTTCGTGCCCTCGTAGATCATCGAGATACGGCTGTCGCGAACATACTGCTCCATGCCATGATCGCGGATGAAGCCGTGGCCGCCATAGACCTGCATGCCGATCGAGGCTGTCTCGAAGCCGAGGTCGGTGAACAGCGCCTTGACGATCGGCGTCATCAGCGCGGTGAAATCTTCCGCTTCCTTCCGCTTTTCCGGGTCGGGGTGATGCTTCATCATGTCGAGGTTGCGCGCCACCCAGCCGCCGAGCGCGCGGCAGCCCTCGGTGTTTGCCCGCATCGTCATCAGCATGCGCCGCACGTCGGGATGAACGATGATCGGATCGGCAGGCTTGTCGGGATGTTTCGCACCCGACAAGGAGCGCCCCTGAAGCCGTTCCTTGGCATAGGCGACAGCGCCCTGATAGGCCGCTTCCGCAGCGCCGAGCCCCTGAATGCCGACGGACAGCCGCTCGCTGTTCATCATCGTGAACATGGCGCGCATGCCCTTGTGCGGCTCTCCGACAAGCCAACCCTTTGCCTCGTCGAACGACATCTGGCAGGTCGCTGAAGCCTTGATACCCATCTTGTGCTCGATACCGGAGCACGAGACGCCGTTGCGCTTTCCGGGAGCCCCTTCGGCATTCGGCAGGAATTTCGGCACCAGGAACAGGCTGATGCCCTTGATCCCCTTCGGCGCATCGGGAAGACGTGCCAGAACCAGATGGATGATGTTTTCCGTCAGGTCATGCTCGCCGGCGGAGATGAAGATCTTCGATCCGGTGATCTTGTAGCTGCCGTCATCCTGCGGTTCGGCGCGGGTCCTGAGCAGGCCGAGATCGGTACCGCAATGGGCCTCCGTCAGACACATCGTGCCCGACCATGTGCCCTCGACCATCTTCGGCAGGTAGGTCTGCTTCAACTCCTCGCTGGCGTGATCGACAATCGCCTGATAGGCGCCGTGGGTCAGGCCCGGATAGAGGCCGAAAGAGAGATTGGCCGCGCAGCTCATCTCCTCCACCAGCTTGTTGATCGATTCAGGCAGGCCCTGCCCGCCCCATTCCGGGTCGGAGGCCATTGC
Protein-coding sequences here:
- the sufB gene encoding Fe-S cluster assembly protein SufB — protein: MVAVKETVDQVAKIDVDQYKYGFETMIEVDKAPKGLSEDIIRFISHKKSEPDWMLQWRLEAYQRWLTMEEPSWARVSYPKIDFNDIYYYAAPKSFTGPKTLDEVDPELLATYEKLGIPLKEQEILAGVQEPQHQSSSRVAVDAVFDSVSVVTTFKKELAKAGVIFMSISEAIREHPELIQKYLGSVVPRGDNFYAALNAAVFTDGSFVYVPKGVRCPMELSTYFRINEKNTGQFERTLIIAEEGAYVSYLEGCTAPQRDENQLHAAVVELIALDDAEIKYSTVQNWFPGDKDGKGGIYNFVTKRGDCRGDNSKISWTQVETGSAITWKYPSCLLRGDNSRGEFYSIAVSNGHQQIDSGTKMIHLGKNTSSRIISKGISAGFSNNTYRGQVSAHRRAENARNFTQCDSLLIGDKCGAHTVPYIEAGNASARFEHEATTSKISEDQLFYCMQRGIPEEEAIALIVNGFVREVIQELPMEFAVEAQKLIGISLEGSVG
- a CDS encoding cysteine desulfurase family protein, producing the protein MGTNRIYLDWNATAPLLSQARAAVLDGLDLQGNASSVHREGRAARGLIEAARRDVAALVGVDPAHVIFTSGATEAANHILTPDFRMGRSPVRLGALYVSAIEHPAVHEGGRFAARHEIPVGGDGIVRLDALDEMLAAHDPASGLPMVAIMLANSETGILQPVADAAKIVHAHGGILVVDAVQAVGRIPVSLEALGADFLIISSHKIGGPKGVGALVSRGETLMPAPLVRGGGHEKGHRSGTESIAGIMGFGAAAAFAVRDLAERNRMIAALRDRLEAGMRQAAGDVVILGEAGPRVPNTTCFVLPGLKAETGQIAFDLEGIALSAGSACSSGKVGESHVLKAMGLDARLGALRISIGAATTEAEIDAAIAVFAKIAGRRRLSDAAA
- a CDS encoding alpha/beta hydrolase, giving the protein MPEVIFNGPAGRLEGRYQPSKEKNAPIAIVLHPHPRFGGTMNNPIVYELFYMFQRRGFTTLRFNFRGIGRSQGEFDHGSGELSDAAAALDWVQSLHPDSKNCWVAGYSFGSWIGMQLLMRRPEIEGFMSIAPQPNIYDFSFLAPCPSSGLIIHGDADKVAPPRDVNGLVEKLKTQKGILITQKTISGANHFFSGKNDELLADCEDYLDRRLEGELVPEPAPKRIR
- a CDS encoding aldo/keto reductase, whose amino-acid sequence is MKYYTVPQTGIEVSSVILGLMRITRMADADIRTLFDAAVDAGVTCFDHADIYGGERHLCEKRFGDAVTLSADDRARILIQSKVGIRKGFFDFSKEHILATVDGSLAALKTDYLDVLLLHRPDTLVEPEEVAEAFDELHAAGKVRQFGVSNHTPGQIELLKSAVNQPLLFNQVQLSITHANLFAQGIAANMKGLDQSISRDNGLLDYSRLKGMMLQAWSPFQKAFFDGVFIGDRENYAELNDVLDDLAAAYGVTPTGIATAWITRHPANIQVVLGTTNPGRVRECAAGSDVTLSREEWYRIFRAAGHTLP
- a CDS encoding sensor histidine kinase, with product MAGDAEHRRKTEALAGSQSALPTRVPVPMIRTFWGAQIAAWSFLTLFAWTARLLTFNDLFAATVMTMALEPIGFLMTGALHVFFLSRRRRITSVPIVIFLLCFSGAGGVLLMQIADVVRRIFLGDVQLPIDARMTTVFYTIVLVGWSLMYFWLTALLEARSERFRAAEARSETMRLELERLHLQLAPHFLFNALNSVASEIHERPDEALEMVRRISAYLRYCLDQAAHSLCPLTDELEAMRAYLRIQELRFEERLRCTVSIDPSALNVLVPHMILQGLVENAVKHGLRHQDADIEITVVVKRIDEDSIAIEVVNSGTLAPQRSDRPAIGLANTRKRLQLHYPQGYELTLREVGGNVVARLVLKGSACLV
- a CDS encoding LytR/AlgR family response regulator transcription factor, which gives rise to MPRVILVDDEPPARRGLTRMLSAFEDIEIIGEAGSVDQARALIASLQPDAVFLDIELTSGKGFDIVRDLSTETAVIVVTAYSLYAIDAFDVAALDFLVKPVEPERLETAINRLRERLAQQTYATSPGPRTGQPARILLKSMMSSVMVSIDTITLLQAEADFTRVHLDNNQTYLAGGLLGKFEADLPSPPFCRLSRSLIVNLDQIGSVEWESGGRSNVRFASSDHTIPLGRSATKRLRQLLGAPAS
- a CDS encoding OmpP1/FadL family transporter; amino-acid sequence: MIKTSRMRFLAVSVATLAFTGTASAGSFALREQSAAGQGQAFAGAAAGQAGLGSMYWNPATMAAYEGFQAEVDLSGIFPYSDISPASGTAPALLLLGGTGSTGDMAMDAALPAGYVSYQVTDDLWLGLGLNTPFGLETKNPTNYAGQIYARTSEVLSYNITPTIAYQVNDWLAVGGGIEAMYFSTRLTQAMSPYPGAPTAELGGDSWGVGFTLGFTLTPMDGTVIGVGYRSQIKQNLEGTLKLGAGLPPLPAGWYSVKTDLTLPDQITVGLSQALTDKLTFNAGFEWTNWSVFNNFPVYGTSGFTNGLELAELPFEYDDGYYVAIGLEYDWTDQFTVRGGLGYEWSPISSKNRDLRLPDSDRIHASIGGTYNWTDRLSLDLAYEHIFTTGDTDIKIDASNPHYAGLAFFGDVDAHVDIVSASLRYRF
- a CDS encoding DUF2147 domain-containing protein; this translates as MIKAVIAGAFALGLMTVTSAAAASPDGKWLTESGKTQVQIAPCGGNLCGTIVWQKTPMKDEKNPVAGKRSRDLVGTQMLYGLAPEGNNAWKGKLYNFENGKTYTGKMELTDTNTLKLSGCILGGAICKSQTWRRTK
- a CDS encoding SCP2 sterol-binding domain-containing protein, yielding MAEISALIAAMEDKSDSLEELGYRVRFDLKDGGSILLDATNGNVEIEEDGTGEAEADTVLILTSDNLEKLVEGKLNPMLAFSTGRLKVRGSQGVALKLAGLLEEAS